The following are encoded in a window of Astyanax mexicanus isolate ESR-SI-001 chromosome 6, AstMex3_surface, whole genome shotgun sequence genomic DNA:
- the LOC111193332 gene encoding C2 calcium-dependent domain-containing protein 4C-like yields MPGLSICRPAVLVAPCAGSSAAAKREKSLQAPPGLQDAQPVASRHVSLREMVLTPARVPPFTIPPLCAVTRPGRCSAGGGSRRNTLPASAHSLRYNSRCCCPFSALSLTDLEPHSCALSDPGTRAAMSLPHLAKITTPYGFITLGESPCVRRRESLFFQESQTQPGASQQQQQCVKSKSESSLQSCSVAACCISSLQQENYLSTSRDCSKPHKCTHRSSSFSTRKEKLKYFLKNRFKA; encoded by the exons ATGCCCGGACTGAGCATCTGCAGACCCGCAGTTCTGGTGGCTCCCTGCGCGGGGAGTTCAGCAGCTGCTAAACGAGAGAAGTCCCTCCAGGCTCCTCCAGGTCTCCAGGACGCCCAGCCGGTCGCTTCGCGGCACGTTTCACTGCGGGAGATGGTGCTGACTCCAGCCCGCGTGCCTCCCTTCACCATCCCGCCGCTGTGCGCGGTGACTCGGCCCGGGCGCTGCTCTGCGGGGGGCGGCTCTCGGCGCAACACGCTGCCGGCCTCAGCTCACTCTCTCCGGTATAACAGCCGCTGCTGCTGCCCGTTCTCAGCGCTCAGCCTCACGGACCTGGAGCCTCACTCATGCGCTCTGTCAGACCCGGGCACCAGAGCCGCGATGTCTCTGCCCCACCTGGCCAAAATCACCACTCCGTACGGCTTCATCACCCTGGGGGAGAGCCCCTGCGTCCGCCGCCGAGAGTCGCTGTTCTTCCAGGAGAGCCAGACACAGcctggagcttcacagcagcagcagcag TGTGTGAAATCTAAGAGTGAGTCTTCCTTGCAGTCCTGCAGTGTAGCAGCATGCTGTATTTCATCTCTCCAACAAGAAAATTACCTCTCTACTTCACGTGACTGTTCAAAGCCTCACAAGTGCACACACCGTTCCAGCAGTTTTTCAACGAGGAAAGAAAAACTGAAGTATTTCCTGAAGAACCGCTTCAAAGCATAA